The Dermochelys coriacea isolate rDerCor1 chromosome 7, rDerCor1.pri.v4, whole genome shotgun sequence sequence GTTTTGGGTGTCCCTTTTCTTTTACCATCCTTGTAGAAAAGAACAGTAGAGGGAGACTCAGAAGCTCGCAGCTTCCCAGGATGGGACTTTAGCTGAGGTGAACTACTCAAGCTTCTTCTGTCCAGTTCCATAATCCTAGAAGGCCCGTGATAGCTAGACTCTGAAGAGGATCTTGAAGAGGAAACATTAACATCCACATGGAccttattttctgtcttcttcttGAATTTTAGGGTGAGGAACCTCTTAAAagatgatttcttttttttagtgtACTTATCTGGAGATTCATTCTCTATTAAAAGTGAGGGAGAACTTTTAGTGATTGGTTTTTTGGTGATACAGGCTAGTTCAAAAGGAGGTGGTATATCAAcaactgaggatggggtggacaCACCACTTGATGAAAGGTGATTCCTCTGCGAAAAGCTACCTGAAGAACCAATTACACAGGGCAAAGAGAGGTTGTCTTCTGTCTTCTTTATTCTATTGTCATCCAATATAGAGCCATCGGTTTCTCTGTAAACAGAGACTGGCATATCTCTCCCTTCTACCGAGTAAGACCGAGGGTATAAAATAAAGCGTCTTGATGTGGCTGGTAAGGCCCTATTGACTTCCATTGGTTTTCCTTCCAATGGCACTAAGTTATTGGTTAAATATTCAGTTATAGAATCATCATTTGAGGACTGTACATCCGTTTCTGGTCCAGTTTCTTCTGGAACAGTTTCTGGCACATAGCCAGGCACTTTCCCAGAGAGTGACCTTGTTCTAGTGACCATATTTTTTCGATCAATGGATAGCAGGTTGTTTTCAGTGTCTACAATTAGTTCTTCTCTTATGCTGTAATCACATGGAATATCTTCTAATTCAGTCTGCACCACTTTTCTAACATGAGGGATTGCATTCTCTGAAGGCATCACATAAGGATCATCTAGAGAATCACTGGTTGTTTCTCCTTCCTCAGGTACAACAATCGCTTCAGGGACTGCTAAATACTCACTAGACTCATGTTCACTAGCACAGTCTGCTTTAAATTTACTGTGATCACATCTAGCTAATTCTTCCGCTGTATGGTATTTATCCTCAATTGATGCTTGTTCGGATGGATTTGGGGAGCTTTCTTCAAAGCTACAATTGACCTTGTTGCCTTCAAGCACTTGCTCATCTGATTCAGATTCTTCCAAGACACATTCATTGTCACCAAAATCTTCAACAAACACATTTGGTTTAGATTCCGCTTCCAGCTCTGGCTCACTAACAGTTTGAGGACTAGAGAGCTGGCTATCATTACTCAAAGTCCTTTCCAGTTGCAAATTCTCATCTAAGTTTTCTTGGGGTGAgttaatgacatcttcattgcATTCGCTCTCAAAAGGAACAATTTGACAACTATCATCTATATTCTCTGCCTTCACCACTTCTTCCTCCCTTTCAGAGTCTTCTCTAGCCTCACATGTTGTCTCTGATGTTTCCTCCTCACTCTTCATCTCAATGGTTTGGTACCCATCATCTATATAATCTTCCCTTTCCACATTTGTTTCTTTGTCACTATCTGGACCTACTTCCTCTTCTTCAGCTGCAGCTTCATTGATGGAACCTCCCAAATCCTCTTCTGCATCaggttcattttctttcagtCCTAACCCAATGTCTGTTTCTTCTTCATCAACATCATCGGGATTTACACAACCATAATTTACTAATTCCTTTTCTGTACTCAATACAAACTCTGCATTATCATCCAGGTCACCATTATTTGCTGGACTCACTTCTGTGTCATCGTTTGATAGCTCATCTTCTAAAGTTTGGGGCAGTTCATCATTCTCTTCTGGTGTTGGCTCATCATCTACAGATAAATGTGTTAGAATAATGTCTTCACAGATATTGCCCTTCAAGTCCTCATCTCCATTCAACATCTTACAGTTTTCTAGGTTATACTCATTATTGTCCTTTACCAGATCGAGGTTATTAAACGTTTCCTCAGCCTCACCTTTGAAATAGTTTTTGGGATCATCTACACAGTCCACTTCTTCATCCATATTCTTAGAAGCAACATCGTCTACTTCAGGGGCTCCTGAAGACACTTGACTAAGTGCTTCAGACCTGTCACAGTCTCTCATTTCTGTTGATCCATCTGACTCCGGTTCCACATTTTCCACAGCATCTGAAGAGTCATTGTCCTTGGCTTCAGTTATTTCTGGATTACAGATCTCCTCTTCATTAGCTATGCTGTGATCCTCTACCTCCCCTGCTGCTTCTGGAGTTTCTAAAACCTCATTCTCTGCTGATGACTCTAAACACTGGTCATGCGCATGTTCAAAGTCATCACAGTCTTTATCAGTCAGCTGAGCTTCAGGAACTACGATGTATTCATCACCAGCCTCAGATTCTAAGCACTCAATGTTGCATTGATTTCCTTCATACAGCTCTCCATCAGGACATATCAGTTTTCCATTTGTGAATTTATTTAAGTTATTGTTGCTATAAACACTGGATCTCCCCTCGTTGTCAGCTAAGAGTTTTGGCTTGGGAGCGATGGGTGGTTTTGGACCCCTAGACATAGAGTTTGGATTATGAAGAATATCAGGCCTTGACAATGAAGGAGGAAACTTGGAGACAGCCACGGAAGAAAGATGACTGATAATCTTTGGTTTTGGTGCTAGTGGTGGTTTTGTAAAGtctggaaaagaaacaacaaaaaagtcaTATTAGCAGTTTGCCATCCTGGTTTCAACAAATATGTATTCACTGGTTTAATAGAAATATAGTGGCAGTGAAGCCACCAGAGAATCCACTGCAATTTTTTTCATAGTAATTTTGACTAGAATTGTAGTCCATTGTAGTCCATGCAGCTGGTCCATATAGAAGAATGGTGGCAGGAAGcattgaactacaactcccatgaagcact is a genomic window containing:
- the FGD5 gene encoding FYVE, RhoGEF and PH domain-containing protein 5 isoform X1, with translation MSNADFTKPPLAPKPKIISHLSSVAVSKFPPSLSRPDILHNPNSMSRGPKPPIAPKPKLLADNEGRSSVYSNNNLNKFTNGKLICPDGELYEGNQCNIECLESEAGDEYIVVPEAQLTDKDCDDFEHAHDQCLESSAENEVLETPEAAGEVEDHSIANEEEICNPEITEAKDNDSSDAVENVEPESDGSTEMRDCDRSEALSQVSSGAPEVDDVASKNMDEEVDCVDDPKNYFKGEAEETFNNLDLVKDNNEYNLENCKMLNGDEDLKGNICEDIILTHLSVDDEPTPEENDELPQTLEDELSNDDTEVSPANNGDLDDNAEFVLSTEKELVNYGCVNPDDVDEEETDIGLGLKENEPDAEEDLGGSINEAAAEEEEVGPDSDKETNVEREDYIDDGYQTIEMKSEEETSETTCEAREDSEREEEVVKAENIDDSCQIVPFESECNEDVINSPQENLDENLQLERTLSNDSQLSSPQTVSEPELEAESKPNVFVEDFGDNECVLEESESDEQVLEGNKVNCSFEESSPNPSEQASIEDKYHTAEELARCDHSKFKADCASEHESSEYLAVPEAIVVPEEGETTSDSLDDPYVMPSENAIPHVRKVVQTELEDIPCDYSIREELIVDTENNLLSIDRKNMVTRTRSLSGKVPGYVPETVPEETGPETDVQSSNDDSITEYLTNNLVPLEGKPMEVNRALPATSRRFILYPRSYSVEGRDMPVSVYRETDGSILDDNRIKKTEDNLSLPCVIGSSGSFSQRNHLSSSGVSTPSSVVDIPPPFELACITKKPITKSSPSLLIENESPDKYTKKKKSSFKRFLTLKFKKKTENKVHVDVNVSSSRSSSESSYHGPSRIMELDRRSLSSSPQLKSHPGKLRASESPSTVLFYKDGKRKGTPKTFSRSVSRVESFEDRSRPPFMPLPLTKPRSISFPNADTSDYENIPAVSSDYENIQIPPRRPTRTGTFTEFFEDPSRALSAANENDGYVDMSSFTAFENKQQTTDQETESAYTEPYKVCPVSVVPVEDVTSDEEQKSSEDEESSQGDPSLVHKKEGQSRAYLIAQELLSSEKVYVEMLRLLRADFHEEVLKVLGDEDENEMEEVKLKQGLSEIPEIYKLHQEILGELEERVLNWEEHQKVADVFLSRESRFKHHTAYIMQFDRNLALLDETCLKSSQLATVIQAFEQNPGSSPLNVKHQFLKVVQRIFQYRVLLTDYLNNLCPDSAEYEDTQAALLIVSEITDRANDSMQQGENLQKLVHIEHSVRGQSNLLQPGREFLKEGTLMKVSGKNKHPRHLFLMNDILLYTYPQKDGKYRLKNSLAVSGMRVNRPVTEKAQNVLKIEYAEHCLTLSASSCSERDEWYSCISRTIPDDYKAHNASTFHNSIELRERLGISLGERPPTLVPVSHVMMCMNCGCDFTLTLRRHHCHACGKIVCRNCSRNKHPLMYLKDRLAKVCDGCYSELRKRERPVSVSFPPTSSKFSGSAFSSVFHNIHYSSFKKQKKIPSALMEVGPTLPEKRWQLQERDLLSVAISAGVREAKGTGRSSGLLSKAKSSTPTRQVRIKLPQRVCLCWASQLPQKRRKEVQMQFSIFTTSKPCFIASARRITIQHRGGLKPWKKQPYYSSNQSRGFGINSQISLHSQQPISISRS
- the FGD5 gene encoding FYVE, RhoGEF and PH domain-containing protein 5 isoform X4 is translated as MSNADFTKPPLAPKPKIISHLSSVAVSKFPPSLSRPDILHNPNSMSRGPKPPIAPKPKLLADNEGRSSVYSNNNLNKFTNGKLICPDGELYEGNQCNIECLESEAGDEYIVVPEAQLTDKDCDDFEHAHDQCLESSAENEVLETPEAAGEVEDHSIANEEEICNPEITEAKDNDSSDAVENVEPESDGSTEMRDCDRSEALSQVSSGAPEVDDVASKNMDEEVDCVDDPKNYFKGEAEETFNNLDLVKDNNEYNLENCKMLNGDEDLKGNICEDIILTHLSVDDEPTPEENDELPQTLEDELSNDDTEVSPANNGDLDDNAEFVLSTEKELVNYGCVNPDDVDEEETDIGLGLKENEPDAEEDLGGSINEAAAEEEEVGPDSDKETNVEREDYIDDGYQTIEMKSEEETSETTCEAREDSEREEEVVKAENIDDSCQIVPFESECNEDVINSPQENLDENLQLERTLSNDSQLSSPQTVSEPELEAESKPNVFVEDFGDNECVLEESESDEQVLEGNKVNCSFEESSPNPSEQASIEDKYHTAEELARCDHSKFKADCASEHESSEYLAVPEAIVVPEEGETTSDSLDDPYVMPSENAIPHVRKVVQTELEDIPCDYSIREELIVDTENNLLSIDRKNMVTRTRSLSGKVPGYVPETVPEETGPETDVQSSNDDSITEYLTNNLVPLEGKPMEVNRALPATSRRFILYPRSYSVEGRDMPVSVYRETDGSILDDNRIKKTEDNLSLPCVIGSSGSFSQRNHLSSSGVSTPSSVVDIPPPFELACITKKPITKSSPSLLIENESPDKYTKKKKSSFKRFLTLKFKKKTENKVHVDVNVSSSRSSSESSYHGPSRIMELDRRSLSSSPQLKSHPGKLRASESPSTVLFYKDGKRKGTPKTFSRSVSRVESFEDRSRPPFMPLPLTKPRSISFPNADTSDYENIPAVSSDYENIQIPPRRPTRTGTFTEFFEDPSRALSAANENDGYVDMSSFTAFENKQQTTDQETESAYTEPYKVCPVSVVPVEDVTSDEEQKSSEDEESSQGDPSLVHKKEGQSRAYLIAQELLSSEKVYVEMLRLLRADFHEEVLKVLGDEDENEMEEVKLKQGLSEIPEIYKLHQEILGELEERVLNWEEHQKVADVFLSRESRFKHHTAYIMQFDRNLALLDETCLKSSQLATVIQAFENPGSSPLNVKHQFLKVVQRIFQYRVLLTDYLNNLCPDSAEYEDTQAALLIVSEITDRANDSMQQGENLQKLVHIEHSVRGQSNLLQPGREFLKEGTLMKVSGKNKHPRHLFLMNDILLYTYPQKDGKYRLKNSLAVSGMRVNRPVTEKAQNVLKIEYAEHCLTLSASSCSERDEWYSCISRTIPDDYKAHNASTFHNSIELRERLGISLGERPPTLVPVSHVMMCMNCGCDFTLTLRRHHCHACGKIVCRNCSRNKHPLMYLKDRLAKVCDGCYSELRKRERPVSVSFPPTSSKFSGSAFSSVFHNIHYSSFKKQKKIPSALMEVAASGEGSSISGYLSRCKRGKRHWKKLWFVIKGKVLYTYTASEDKVATESLPLLGFTVAPEKEEGSTDAVFHLYHKQTLFYSFRAEDNNSAQRWIEAMEEATIL
- the FGD5 gene encoding FYVE, RhoGEF and PH domain-containing protein 5 isoform X3 — translated: MSNADFTKPPLAPKPKIISHLSSVAVSKFPPSLSRPDILHNPNSMSRGPKPPIAPKPKLLADNEGRSSVYSNNNLNKFTNGKLICPDGELYEGNQCNIECLESEAGDEYIVVPEAQLTDKDCDDFEHAHDQCLESSAENEVLETPEAAGEVEDHSIANEEEICNPEITEAKDNDSSDAVENVEPESDGSTEMRDCDRSEALSQVSSGAPEVDDVASKNMDEEVDCVDDPKNYFKGEAEETFNNLDLVKDNNEYNLENCKMLNGDEDLKGNICEDIILTHLSVDDEPTPEENDELPQTLEDELSNDDTEVSPANNGDLDDNAEFVLSTEKELVNYGCVNPDDVDEEETDIGLGLKENEPDAEEDLGGSINEAAAEEEEVGPDSDKETNVEREDYIDDGYQTIEMKSEEETSETTCEAREDSEREEEVVKAENIDDSCQIVPFESECNEDVINSPQENLDENLQLERTLSNDSQLSSPQTVSEPELEAESKPNVFVEDFGDNECVLEESESDEQVLEGNKVNCSFEESSPNPSEQASIEDKYHTAEELARCDHSKFKADCASEHESSEYLAVPEAIVVPEEGETTSDSLDDPYVMPSENAIPHVRKVVQTELEDIPCDYSIREELIVDTENNLLSIDRKNMVTRTRSLSGKVPGYVPETVPEETGPETDVQSSNDDSITEYLTNNLVPLEGKPMEVNRALPATSRRFILYPRSYSVEGRDMPVSVYRETDGSILDDNRIKKTEDNLSLPCVIGSSGSFSQRNHLSSSGVSTPSSVVDIPPPFELACITKKPITKSSPSLLIENESPDKYTKKKKSSFKRFLTLKFKKKTENKVHVDVNVSSSRSSSESSYHGPSRIMELDRRSLSSSPQLKSHPGKLRASESPSTVLFYKDGKRKGTPKTFSRSVSRVESFEDRSRPPFMPLPLTKPRSISFPNADTSDYENIPAVSSDYENIQIPPRRPTRTGTFTEFFEDPSRALSAANENDGYVDMSSFTAFENKQQTTDQETESAYTEPYKVCPVSVVPVEDVTSDEEQKSSEDEESSQGDPSLVHKKEGQSRAYLIAQELLSSEKVYVEMLRLLRADFHEEVLKVLGDEDENEMEEVKLKQGLSEIPEIYKLHQEILGELEERVLNWEEHQKVADVFLSRESRFKHHTAYIMQFDRNLALLDETCLKSSQLATVIQAFEQNPGSSPLNVKHQFLKVVQRIFQYRVLLTDYLNNLCPDSAEYEDTQAALLIVSEITDRANDSMQQGENLQKLVHIEHSVRGQSNLLQPGREFLKEGTLMKVSGKNKHPRHLFLMNDILLYTYPQKDGKYRLKNSLAVSGMRVNRPVTEKAQNVLKIEYAEHCLTLSASSCSERDEWYSCISRTIPDDYKAHNASTFHNSIELRERLGISLGERPPTLVPVSHVMMCMNCGCDFTLTLRRHHCHACGKIVCRNCSRNKHPLMYLKDRLAKVCDGCYSELRKRERPVSVSFPPTSSKFSGSAFSSVFHNIHYSSFKKQKKIPSALMEVAASGEGSSISGYLSRCKRGKRHWKKLWFVIKGKVLYTYTASEDKVATESLPLLGFTVAPEKEEGSTDAVFHLYHKQTLFYSFRAEDNNSAQRWIEAMEEATIL
- the FGD5 gene encoding FYVE, RhoGEF and PH domain-containing protein 5 isoform X2; translated protein: MSNADFTKPPLAPKPKIISHLSSVAVSKFPPSLSRPDILHNPNSMSRGPKPPIAPKPKLLADNEGRSSVYSNNNLNKFTNGKLICPDGELYEGNQCNIECLESEAGDEYIVVPEAQLTDKDCDDFEHAHDQCLESSAENEVLETPEAAGEVEDHSIANEEEICNPEITEAKDNDSSDAVENVEPESDGSTEMRDCDRSEALSQVSSGAPEVDDVASKNMDEEVDCVDDPKNYFKGEAEETFNNLDLVKDNNEYNLENCKMLNGDEDLKGNICEDIILTHLSVDDEPTPEENDELPQTLEDELSNDDTEVSPANNGDLDDNAEFVLSTEKELVNYGCVNPDDVDEEETDIGLGLKENEPDAEEDLGGSINEAAAEEEEVGPDSDKETNVEREDYIDDGYQTIEMKSEEETSETTCEAREDSEREEEVVKAENIDDSCQIVPFESECNEDVINSPQENLDENLQLERTLSNDSQLSSPQTVSEPELEAESKPNVFVEDFGDNECVLEESESDEQVLEGNKVNCSFEESSPNPSEQASIEDKYHTAEELARCDHSKFKADCASEHESSEYLAVPEAIVVPEEGETTSDSLDDPYVMPSENAIPHVRKVVQTELEDIPCDYSIREELIVDTENNLLSIDRKNMVTRTRSLSGKVPGYVPETVPEETGPETDVQSSNDDSITEYLTNNLVPLEGKPMEVNRALPATSRRFILYPRSYSVEGRDMPVSVYRETDGSILDDNRIKKTEDNLSLPCVIGSSGSFSQRNHLSSSGVSTPSSVVDIPPPFELACITKKPITKSSPSLLIENESPDKYTKKKKSSFKRFLTLKFKKKTENKVHVDVNVSSSRSSSESSYHGPSRIMELDRRSLSSSPQLKSHPGKLRASESPSTVLFYKDGKRKGTPKTFSRSVSRVESFEDRSRPPFMPLPLTKPRSISFPNADTSDYENIPAVSSDYENIQIPPRRPTRTGTFTEFFEDPSRALSAANENDGYVDMSSFTAFENKQQTTDQETESAYTEPYKVCPVSVVPVEDVTSDEEQKSSEDEESSQGDPSLVHKKEGQSRAYLIAQELLSSEKVYVEMLRLLRADFHEEVLKVLGDEDENEMEEVKLKQGLSEIPEIYKLHQEILGELEERVLNWEEHQKVADVFLSRESRFKHHTAYIMQFDRNLALLDETCLKSSQLATVIQAFENPGSSPLNVKHQFLKVVQRIFQYRVLLTDYLNNLCPDSAEYEDTQAALLIVSEITDRANDSMQQGENLQKLVHIEHSVRGQSNLLQPGREFLKEGTLMKVSGKNKHPRHLFLMNDILLYTYPQKDGKYRLKNSLAVSGMRVNRPVTEKAQNVLKIEYAEHCLTLSASSCSERDEWYSCISRTIPDDYKAHNASTFHNSIELRERLGISLGERPPTLVPVSHVMMCMNCGCDFTLTLRRHHCHACGKIVCRNCSRNKHPLMYLKDRLAKVCDGCYSELRKRERPVSVSFPPTSSKFSGSAFSSVFHNIHYSSFKKQKKIPSALMEVGPTLPEKRWQLQERDLLSVAISAGVREAKGTGRSSGLLSKAKSSTPTRQVRIKLPQRVCLCWASQLPQKRRKEVQMQFSIFTTSKPCFIASARRITIQHRGGLKPWKKQPYYSSNQSRGFGINSQISLHSQQPISISRS